The Candidatus Binatota bacterium genome segment TGGCAGCACGCGAGCTGTCCTGGCTTGGGATACAGGAACGAGGTCTTGAGCGTATAGAACGCGACAGCGGGCGCCGGGTGCTGAGGCTGCCCTTGCTGGTGGCAGAAGAGTTCGGACCGGCCGAGCTCAGCCGGCTCGCCGGGTTGCTGGCCGGAGAGCCGGGTATCAACGCAGGCGGGGTGGCTGAGTCGTGAGCGTGGGCGGGCTGCTTTCAGAGCACCGAGTGATTGTGTGCGTGGGTAGCGGCGGGGTGGGCAAAACCACCATCGCGGCGGCGCTGGCTTTGCGAGCTGCCGCCGAGGGCAAACGCGCCATGGTTCTCACCATCGATCCGGCCCGTAGGCTTGCCCAGGCACTGGGGCTGGACTCTCTGGCCAGCGGAGGACAGCGGGTGAGCGAAGAGGCGCTGGCCGCGGCCGACTGTCGCGTGAGCGGTACGCTCAGCGCCGGCATGCTCGAGCAGAAGGGCGCCTGGGACGATTTCATCCGCCGCAGCGCGGCCTCCGACAAAATCGCGGAGGCCATACTGGCTAACGAGTTTTACGGCCACCTGTCGGTTTCCTTCGCGGGTTCTGCCGAATACATGGCCGTTGAGGAACTCGCGCGCATAGTTGACTCCGAGCAGTACGATGTCGTCGTTCTCGACACGCCGCCCACGGCCCACGCGCTGGACTTTCTGCTCGCGCCCCGGCGCCTGCGCGAGTTTCTTGATCGTTCGTTACTGGGGTGGTTGGTCAAGCCGTCGGTCGCGGCAGGAAAAGTGGCGTGGAAGACCGCGCGGCGCAGCCTGGGCTACGTGCTCGACCGCCTGGAGGAGGCTACCGGGGCCCAGGCCCTGGCCTCGATAGCCGAGTTCTTTGTGGCCATGGATACGTTGTTTGACGGTGTCGCTGAGCGAGGGGCCAGGGTGAGCGCGTTGCTCGAAAGCGAGCAGACGGCCTTCGTGCTGGTGGCCGGACCCGACGACAGGGTGCTCGACGAGAGTGACTACCTGCAACGGCGTATGGCTGAGCTGGGTGTTCCCCTGAGGGCGGTGGTGATCAACCGCCTGGCCGTATGCCCGCTGCAACCCGAGGCCCCGGCCCGCACCGAGGCCGCAGCATTGCTCGATGGGATGGATTCGGACGAGCTGGCCCGCAGCTGGCTTCTACAACTGTGGGACGACGCCTGGCGTGTGAGCCAGGGACAGGAACAGCGGCTGGAGGCCTTCGAGGCCCAGCTGCCCAAGGAGGTGAGAGTAGCCAGGGTGCCCGAAATGGATCACGACCTGCACGAGCTGTCCGACCTGGCCGTCGTTGCGGCCGAACTGTAAGCAGGGACGCGTTCCCTCAGGCAGCCGTGTCGAGGCTGCTCCAACGGCCGCAGCAGGTGCAACGCGGTGTCCATTCACTGCTGCCCGCCGAGCAGGCCGAGCATGCGAATATCGGTCCGGGGCCGTCCACAATGACTGCATTCCCATTGCTGCCGGCGCCGTTGGATACCCCGTTGCCCGACGCCGAGTTACCGGCCTCGATCTGCAGCCACAGAGTTTTTGCTGCGTCGTTGTCGGCTGCGGTTTTTTCGAGCAGCTCGCGGGCCGTATCTGCTTGCGAGTGGCCCGCGTAGTAGCGCGCCGCCAGCAGCGCCAGCCCCTGCTTGTCGGGGTAACGGGCCAGTAGCTTGTCGTAGAGTTTAGGCATGCGTTGAGTCTGGTCGCCGTCGGCCAGCAATTCCAGTTCGCGCAGCAGTATGGCCGCTGGTTTTCTCAGCACGGCTTTTTCCAGCAGCCGGGTGGCCTGGCGTTGATGGTCCGAGGTCGCCAGTGTGCGCGCGCGTTCGAGCAGGGCGGCCGAAAAGTCGGGATCGCTGTCGGTGATGCTCCTGAGCAGGGCCTCGCGCAGCTCGCCTTGGCTCTGCATTGCTTTTTCATAACGCGCGCCCAGCAGGCGGTTGCGCTCACCGTCGTCGTCGGGCCGTATGCGCGCCAATCGTTGTTGCACCTGTTCCGCGGCGTCCCAGTCGGACACTGCGAAGAGTTGGTCGCGCAGCATCTCCAGCACTCGCGGACTGTCGGGGTAGCTCGCACGCGCGCGACCGAGCGCCGCCACGGCCGCCGGGTGATCGCCCAGCAGCGAGCAGGCACGGGCGTATGCAAAGAGCAGCAGGGGGTCATTGCCGAGTTCCTTCAAGCCGTCTTCC includes the following:
- a CDS encoding ArsA family ATPase, which produces MSVGGLLSEHRVIVCVGSGGVGKTTIAAALALRAAAEGKRAMVLTIDPARRLAQALGLDSLASGGQRVSEEALAAADCRVSGTLSAGMLEQKGAWDDFIRRSAASDKIAEAILANEFYGHLSVSFAGSAEYMAVEELARIVDSEQYDVVVLDTPPTAHALDFLLAPRRLREFLDRSLLGWLVKPSVAAGKVAWKTARRSLGYVLDRLEEATGAQALASIAEFFVAMDTLFDGVAERGARVSALLESEQTAFVLVAGPDDRVLDESDYLQRRMAELGVPLRAVVINRLAVCPLQPEAPARTEAAALLDGMDSDELARSWLLQLWDDAWRVSQGQEQRLEAFEAQLPKEVRVARVPEMDHDLHELSDLAVVAAEL
- a CDS encoding DUF1049 domain-containing protein produces the protein MFRRTLLFVVLLLMAGAIAALLHLNPDKARFSLGAEWAVELPVGVLVLLSLCAGALAIFVLALIHEGRNALRAWRVNREVRAAAWSLSARSEARSLALSGDYARARALFTKAAKKHEPDPGQVVDMADTWFEEGRPDQARKILEDGLKELGNDPLLLFAYARACSLLGDHPAAVAALGRARASYPDSPRVLEMLRDQLFAVSDWDAAEQVQQRLARIRPDDDGERNRLLGARYEKAMQSQGELREALLRSITDSDPDFSAALLERARTLATSDHQRQATRLLEKAVLRKPAAILLRELELLADGDQTQRMPKLYDKLLARYPDKQGLALLAARYYAGHSQADTARELLEKTAADNDAAKTLWLQIEAGNSASGNGVSNGAGSNGNAVIVDGPGPIFACSACSAGSSEWTPRCTCCGRWSSLDTAA